A region of the Candidatus Poribacteria bacterium genome:
TTGATCTTAACATCTATTCTCGTACCGTTGCGAATGCTAAAGGCGTTCGGTTGGAAGGAATTGCTGGTACTATTGATCGCCGTTGCTTTGATATTAAGCCTCTCCATGGGCACGGGTGAAAAGCAGTTAGAACGGGTTGCCCATAAAGCCGGGAACGAGGCAATGATGGTTGACAGCGCTGGACACACAGATGGGTTTCCAACGTATTGGGAACTTGGACTCTTTTTCGGAAGTGGAGTACTCGCGATTTCAGCGATGATCCTGCCCGGCATCAGTGGTTCTTTTCTGATGCTCGCGCTCGGGGTCTATTTTCCACTCTTAACGGCGATCAATACCTTGATGGAAGGTGTTCCAAGACTGATCAACGGTACTTTAACGGAGGCGATGTTAGGAAGTGTTCTGATACTCGCTTTCGCTGCGCTCGGTTGTCTGTTTGGGCTTTTGGCATTTACACGATTGCTCAACTATCTGTTGGAGCGGTACCGCAACCTCACAATCGCCTTTCTTATCGGACTGATGGTGGGTTCACTTTACGGATTATGGCCCTTTCGCGAGTTTACAACGGTTGACGGGGAACGTATAGATACTGCTCACATATTACCGCAACTCGATATGAATCTGCTCATTACTGCGGGAGCTTTTCTCGTCGGCGGTGGTGTTATTCTTTTATTTATGCGCTTGGAGAATTAGAAGACGAGTTTTTTATTAATAGCCTATAAGCAACCCCTTCGCATGACGAGATGAAAAAAATAAAAAAGGTCGGTTTTTTTGTCAATACTACCAAAACGAACGCGGTAGGTGTCGTTGAAGGTGTGTCTACGTGGCTTAAAGAACGAGGTATTGTCGCGCTGCTTCCAGAGGAACAAGCCGTTGAATTAGGGTACCCGCAAACGGGTATCTCCAAAACGGAGGTAGTTGAACAGGCAGATATGCTGCTCGTTCTCGGTGGAGATGGTACACTATTGAGCGCAGCCCACACCCCGCAAATTGAGAATGTACCAATTTTAGCGATTAATATTGGGACGCTTGGGTTTTTGACGGACGCCTCGCTTGATCAACTCTATCCGACCTTAAGGGCGACGTTGGCGGGGGACTATCGGATAGAACATCGAATGATGTTAGAAGTCGTTGTAGATGGACAGCCCGAAGTAGAGTTAACCGAATCGGAAGAAGAAATTGCAGATTCTAACAAAGTCATAGCCCGTAATGAAATGGAGGGCGGATATACGGACAGGAACGTAAAGGCAGAAACCTACTTTACTGAACCTTGCCCAAAAACGCGTGCTTCTTTAGACCCAGATAGCGGAGTCGCGTTTTCGGACAAAGGAAAATTAAAAAAACCGTTCCGGGCTTTTGCGCTCAACGATGTTGTTATCCGTCACTATACGCGTCTGATTGAATTAGACGCACATATTGATGGCGAACTCTTTATACCGTACAATGCCGATGGTTTAATAATTGCAACACCGAGTGGTTCAACAGGATACTCGCTCTCTTGTGCGGGTACTATTGTTGCCCCGCAGTTAGAAGCGATCCTTCTAACACCTATAGCACCGCACAGTTTGACCGTGCGTCCTTTTATCGCCGATGGTAATGCTGAGATAACCGTCAAGATGCGTGCTGCCTACCAGAGCGTTGATGTTTTTGTAGATGGGCAGCGTGAGACACACAGCCTCACTGCCGACGCAGTCATAAAAGTGCAGAAAGCGGAACGAACAATTCGGCTTATTCGTTCGCAACATCATAGTTACTATAGAGCTTTACGTGAAAAACTAATGCTGGGAATAGCTGTCAGTTAAGAGTCGTCAGTTTGCCTCGCAGTGAGAGTTAAAGCGGGTTAAGATATTCCTAAGGTCTCTTTCTGAAAACTGAAAGGTTTTTTGCAGAAAAACCGAACTGAAAACTGAAAACTATTCCTCTGAAAACCGATAACCATTGATAATTAATAACCAATAACCGACACCTGATAACTGGCAACTATAATGATAGAAACACTCTCTATCCGCAACATTGCCCTCATAGATGAACTTGAATTGGAACTGGCATCCGGGTTGAATATCTTTACAGGTGAAACAGGTGCTGGTAAATCGGTCATCCTCAAGTCGATTGGATTGGTGTTAGGTGAGAGAGCCTCCGCCGATATTGTGCGCGAAGGTGCCGATTTCGCAAAGGTAGAGGCGAGTGTCGCCCCTGACGACACACATCCGATGTGGCACACCGATTTTGCCTTTAGCGATGTGTTGGACCCATCCGATGTGGTGATTCTTTCGAGGCAAATCAGCGCGAACGGTAGAAGTCGCTGCCATATCAACGGACGTTTGGTGAATTTAAAGCAATTGCAGGCACTCGGCACGCTGCTTGTTGACATCCACGGGCAACACGAACATCAATCGCTTTTTCGGACCGAAACACATCTCAAACTTTTGGATGATTTCGGTGGGAGCAGTGAGGCGAGGCAACAGGTTGGCAAGATATATACGCAACTACGCGCTTTGCAACAAGAGGCGGCCTCCGTTGCGGACACTTTGGCTGCATCAGAACGCGAAAAAGATCTCCTTGAATTTGAAATTAAAGAACTGACTGCGGCGAATCTGGAGGCAGGTGAAGACGAAAAGTTGGCAGATGAAGCCCGTGTCCTAAAAAATGCGGAAAAATTGTCCCAGTCTGCAAACTATGTATGCGAACAACTTGATGGTAGCAACCGATCCGGTGGTTTTGGCGGTGGGGCTATGGGAACGGATTTGTCTACACTTGACCGTTTGAAAGATGCTGCGAACGCGCTTACAGATTTATCAGATCTTGATGGTAGCCTCTCGGAATTACAGGATCGTTTGGAATCATCGCTCTACGAATTGGAAGATATCGCTTTACAGATCCGTCAGTATGCTGACACCGTGGAATTCAATCAAGGACGATTGGACGAGATCGCCGACCGGCTCGCCCTGATTGCAAAACTGAAGCGGCGTTATGGCAACACTCTTTCCGAGGTACTGGCATACCATGCTGAAGCAGAACAAAAGTTGGAGACCTTACACCTCGGTTCAGAGAAACAAGAGTCGCTTCAAGCGGAAATTAAAAAAACAATCCAAGAAGCCCAACATCTGTGTACTACGCTCTCCGCGAAACGGCTGCACGTCGCGAAACATCTTTCGGAGCGGATTGAGAAGGAACTCCGTACACTTGGCATGGACAAAGCAGAGTTTCAGGCATCCGTCCAACACATTCCAGACGAACGCGGCCCGTTTGAAGTAAATAGTAAACGTTACGCGTTTCGTTCCGACGGGATGGACGATGTTGAATTTTTGATTGCCCCGAACATCGGTTCCGAAGCGCGTCCGATCGCGAGGATTGCATCAGGTGGCGAAATTTCTCGGATCATGCTTGCTTTAAAGACGGTGCTGGTTCAAGTTGACGAGATTCCGACACTGCTTTTTGATGAGATCGATAGCGGTATCGGCGGCAAGGTCGCCGATGTTATCGGCAAGAAGTTGAAGGAACTTTCGGCGTTTTCACAAGTTATCTGTATTACGCATCTCCCACAGATCGCCCGTTTTGCTGATAATCATTTTCGGGTCGAGAAAAAGGTTGTTGATAAACGTACCCTGATTACGGCGAAACTACTGACAGCGGAAGAGCAGGTTAGTGAGATCGTCCGTATGCACGGTGGCGAAGAAACAGAAATAGGGCTTGCACATGCGCGAGAGTTATTGTCTGAAAAATAGTTTTTAAATATTAGGTTTCTGCTCCGATTTGTCCGATGTCCAAATCGGGTTCCCGATGAAAAACCCAAAAACGACAGTCTGGAATGAAACGGAAGACTGCTTACGAAAAGGCAACTGAAGCAACAAACCCACTTGACCGAACCGCAAGGAAAATTAAAAATTCTGCTCCGATTTGTCCTTTGTCCGATGTCCAAATCGGGTTTCCGATGAAAAACCCAAAAACGATAGTCTGGAATGAAATGGAAGACGGCTTACGAAAAGGTGATTGAAGCAACAAACCCGCTTGACCGAACCGCAAAGGAAGTTAAAAATATGGACGACAGGTTTACACAAGCCAGCGGAACGCATGTTTATACGGGGTGCGAGTTGTTAGTCAAAGGTGCCTTGGAGAGTGGGGTTAGTCTGCTCACAGGGTATCCGGGTTCCCCGATTGCCGAAGTATTTGATGTCCTCCAACGGAATGCGGAATTGTTGAAAAACAACGGCATCATCGCGCAGATAGCCAACAATGAAGCGTTAAGTATTGCGCGTCTCAACGGCTCACAGATGGCGGATGTCCGCGCAATAGCGTTTATGAAAAGCGTCGGCTTACATGTAGCCTCCGATGCCTTGGCGATTAGCAACCTTGCAGGAACAACCGGCGGGGCTGTCGTTGTCGTTGGTGATGATACATGGTCGCACAGCACACAGGTACCTGCTGACTCCCGATTTTTGGCGCGGCATGTATATACGCCACTGATTGAACCGAGCACATTTCAGGAACTTAAGGACTGGGTTCACTGTGCTTTCCAGATTTCTGCTGCAGCCGATCTCTATGTTTGTTATTTAACGACTGAAAACCAAGCGAGTGGCGGTGGAAATGTTGAACTTCAACCTAACATTTATCCTGACATTACCGAGTTGAAACGCGTTAGCCTTGATACCCAACTCATTGATGCCGATAAACGGGTTGTCTTACCCCCGCATACCGCCCAGATTGAGACGGAAACGTTTCAGGAACGGCTGCCCACGGCTCTTGAAACGGCAAGGGATCTCGGACTGAATAAAATTCAGTTTGTCGGAGATCCTTCAAGCCAAAAGCGGTATCCACTCGGATTCGTCAGTGCCGGTTTAGCACACAGCTGCCTCCTCCACGCGCTCGGCGAATTAAACTTATACGGCGACATTCCAGTTCTCAAACTCGGTATGACCCATCCAATTGACGCGGATATCGTCCGAGAGTTTACTGAACAGGTTGACGAAATCTACGTTGTTGAAGAGAAACGTCCCCTCTTAGAAAACGAAATTAAAGCACTCCTTACGCAAATGTACCAAGACGGTGGTATCAAACGGTACGTAAGCGTCTGGGGAAAACAATTCCCCGACAGTTTAGCAGGTATTCCCGCAGCTTCCGGATTGGATGCATCTATTCTCATCCAGAAACTCATCCCACTTTTCAAACATCGCCTTAGCACAAACAGTACGCCTGTCGATTTGGAACATCTCACGTGTGAAGAAACACTCCAAAAACAGGTATCTGAACAACAAATTGACATCCCACAACGAACACCTACTTTCTGTCCGGGCTGCCCACACCGCGATTCCTCAAGTGTCTTCCTTGAAATCACAAGACAATTTATGGATACGGACTACATGAAAAAGCACCACAATTCAGTACCGGTAGATCTTGTCTTTCACGGGGATATCGGTTGCTATTCGATGCTCAAATATGAACCGTTTCCGCGGTTGATGCACAACCTCTCCGCAATGGCGTTAGGTGGTGGGTCAGGTGCTGGTATTGACCCGTTTATTGAAAATAAGCAGATCGTTTTCATGGGGGATTCAACCTTTTTCCACGGTGGGATGGCAGCGATTTCAGATTCAATCAAAAACAACCAAGATATTGCTTATATCATTTTAGATAACCAAACGACGGCAATGACTGGGCACCAGCCGACGCCAGCGGGTGAACTTGACCTCCTCGGTAATCCGACGTTTGCACAGGACATTGAGCAGGTCGCTCAAGGGCTCGCTGGCGATTCGGAAATAGATATTGTACGCACCAACCCAGAAGATCGGGTAAACTACAAAAAACATCTTGAAAAGACCATCCTTAAACCCGGCATCAAAATTGTCATTGCTGACAAAGAGTGTGCGATTACTTACCACCGCCGCCTCCGTCGCGAACAACGTAAGACTATAGCCAAAGATGGTTTCCTGAAATACGAAAAGCATATCAATATCACACCTGAAGTTTGCGAATTTTGTCGGGAATGCACCACGGCTACAGGGTGTCCGGGTTTAAAAGTTGTTGATACCGATTATGGTGATAAGATTGCTATTGACCAATCAAACTGCGTCTCTGATGGCGCGTGTGCGCGGATTAAATATGCGTGTCCAGCCTTTGAAGAGGTTATCGTCACCCGTAAACGTCCACCACAAGCGCAGATGATGGCATCCGCTTACCGAGATCTCCTGAGTGATGATCCCTTACCACCGCCGCCACCACTGACATTTGAGCGGAGTTGGAACACGTATGCTGCAGGGGTCGGTGGCATGGGCATTGGGACTATTTCCAAGGTCCTTGTCGTTGCGGGGTATTTCCAAGGCTACGATGTAACGTTTTGTGACAGGAAAGGATTGGCAATTCGCAACGGCGGGGTTTATACACATATTGCATACACGCAACCGAGTGTCCACGCTTCTCCGATGATCCCGTATGGCAAAGCGGATCTGCTGTTAGGACTTGACATCTTAGAGGCTGTTCGTGGTATCACCCCGCGGTCGCTTTTCCGTGTCGCATCACCTGATCGTACCGTTGCTGTAGTCAATACAGCGAAAACCGAGACAATAACGACTCTCATTGGTAAAGACGATTTTGATCCAGATGCACTTGAAGAGACACTTCAGACCCATACCAAATCCGAGGCGTATTTCGGCATTGATCTGTTTACTGCCTCTGAGCAGTTGTTCGGCAACAAGTTGTATGCGAACATGATGCTCTTGGGTACCGCCTTCCAACGCCGATTGATACCTCTTGAACTGGAACCGCTCCAATTGGCACTCAAGCAGATGGTCCCGCATGCCGATTTAGAGACGAATATGAAAGCATTCAATGTCGGACGGCGGCTCGCGCTTGACTCCCAACAACTCGTAGATGAGGCACCCCGCGAGTCGAATTATGCCGAAATGCTCTCTGAAAAACGACAGATTCTGGAGAGCAAACGCGGCGGAAAGCGTTTGGCACAAAGGTACGCGACACTCGTTGAAAGTGCCGTGGAGACAATGGATGTTGGTTCGGACAATATTCATCGACTGCTGGCACTCTATACCTACGACCTCGTCCAGTTTGAAGGCATTAACTATGCCCGGATGTATATTGAAAAAGTAAAACAGGTTTGTGCGAGTGATTCAGAATCATACAGCTATCGTGCTACAAAAGCCGCTATCAGATATCTGCATAAGGTGATGCTAATTAAGGACGAAGTCTATGTTGCACATCTTCTGACAAGCAAAGAAAAATTGGAACGGGACAAGGCACTATACAAGGTTGACACCAAAAACGGCGACAGGATTAAATATGTCCATCTCAATCGTCCGCATTTCACTGTTATGGGATTTGACTTTGAGACAGATATTGACACGCACAATTGGCAGTTAAACTTGATGAAACGGATGAAGTTTCTAAGACGGTTATTACCGGAATGGCATGCGAAAGAAAAGGCATTCCGAGAGTGGTATATTTCCCGTGTGATTGACACGTTCGCTCCAACCGATGCCGAGACTTACGATAAGCATCTCCGCGCTTTAGAATCTGTGGAGGAGGTCCGTGGCTATCGAGAGATTCGCTATCCAAAGATGGAGGCGGCGAAACAGACCGTTGAAGAACTGCTTGGGAGATAGCAATTGGCAGTCCTCGGAAGTCATGCGATCACGATCACCGTGATGGCGTGCTTCCGACGCAGTCAGCAATCAGCGGTCAGCAAGATAGCTACACGATCCCGTAGACAACGTTAATTTCTTCTCGCAGGCTGGTTTGGCGTTGACAACCGGACACCGACTACCGACAGGCAAAACCATTAAACAATGCAAAAGCAACACTTACTGACAGGACATACGCGTATCGTCGGCGTTATTGGTGACCCCGTTGAACACAGCCGGTCGCCTCAGATGCACAATGCTGCCTTTGCCAAAGCCGGACTTGATTACGTATACGTCCCTTTTCATGTCCGCCCGAATGATTTGTCAGACGCAATCGCGGGGTTTAAAGCGACCAATGTCGTTGGCATTAATGTGACGCTTCCGCATAAACAGGCAGTCATCTCACATCTTACATCGATTTCACGGGAAGCAGAACTCATTGGAGCAGTGAACACACTCACCTTTACTGATGACGGGATACACGGCGACAATACAGATGCCCCGGGTGTTTTGAGGGCCTTAGAGGAAAACGGAAACATGTCTGTGCCAGTAGGCGAAAATGTTGTCGTTTTAGGGGCAGGAGGTGCTGCCAGGGCAGTGGTTGTTGCGTTGGCACTCGCGGGTGTAGCTTTGATTACGATCGCTAACCGCACAGTGGAGAAAGCTATCTCCTTGGCTGAGGAGATGCGTCAAAAAACGGGTATTTCCATGCAGGGGTTGGGGTTTGCGGATCCTCGATTGCCTGTTGCTGTTCGTGAGAGCATGCTCCTCATCAACACTGCGACGGTTAGTATGGACGCGACACATCCACTGTTAATTTCTGCGGATTGGCTTCAACCGCACACTGTCGTTTACGATATCGTGTATACGCCTCCGGTGACACCGCTTATGCGAGCTGCCGCTGTGCGCGGCTGTGAAACGCTCGGTGGCATCGGTATGTTAGTGCATCAGGGGGCAATCGCTTTTGAAACATGGACGGGTATTGCACCGTGTACAGAGATAATGCACCAAGCCCTATAAACATATCGTCCCTACGGGACTAAAACTGATAACCGTAAAAAAATACGAAAGGGGTCAATAACGATATAATGGAACAGCAAGAACAAGATCTTAATAAACCGATTCGATTCGTTATACTCGGCACACCTTATACTATCAAACCGACCGAGGAATTAACCGCGGAAGACATCGGTAAACTCGTTGACCAGGTCAAAAGCTTAGTTGAATCCTATCTCAGGAGAGGCTTTGATGAAGCGAGGGTTCCGTTGCTCGTCGCGTTCCACATCGCTGACGAAAAACGTCGCCTTCAAGAAGAGTATGAATTGCCATTACATCGGATCGTAGAGCGACTCCAATTTGCGATTGAAGAGGATACAGAGGCAGACGAGGTATCCTTTACTACAGAAGAGCAAACTTCCGATTGAGGCGATTGTGGATTGTTGAACTTCAACTTCATCTGATTCAGTATCGGTTCGCTGCTTAACGGAGCAACACCAACGCGAGGATACCAAATATCGGAAGCAGGGCAATTAAGATTTTGACTTCAAGTAGATAGTTTTTATAACGTTGAATGGCAGAATTTTGTTCTGCCCACTGGTTGATAAAATCAATTCGCCGGTGGATAGATGGGTGTGTGTTGAACATTTCAAAAAACCGTCGAATTGATTTTGGCACCGAATTCAGCACAGCAAGTTTCATCAAAGCGTTTTTAAATGCTTCGGGTTTCTTCGTGAGCGCAGCCGCATATAGGTCGGCTTGATGTTCACAGCGTCTTGACAAATACCGGAAGATGAACACGAAATAGACGATTAGAAAAGTTAATGAACATAACGTTGGCAAGATTTGTGATTCCCCGAAATATGCCACCAACGGTTCTTCAACAAGCACAAAGAAAAACAGATAACTCAATAGATAGAAGATCGAAAACAGCATATACGTCGGAATGTGTCTGTAGCGGATATGCCCAAGTTCGTGGGCAACGACGGTTTCGATCTCTTCATCTGTAAAGTATTCAAGGAGTGCATCTGTCAGGAAAATTCGGCGGTTCCACGGAAAGGTCCCCGCGACTGCTGCATTGGCTATTAATAGCGAACCGGTCTGCCATACTACAATATCCCGATATTTTATGCCGCTCTGTTTCGTCAACACATCTAATTTTCCCTTCAATGCTGAACCGACCGCCAGGGGTTCCGTTTTCCATAGAAACTGCATGAATAGTGGTGCAAAAATATAAGCGGACGCAATCACGGGTAGAATCAACCCTATGAGTACATAAGGGTGCTCAAGGATGAACATCTGTACTGAATATGGGAGCCAGTACACAGCATCTATTGTGGCGAGATAAGCCAACATCGGCAGCAGTGGGAAGAGCAGAAACTTGAATTGAAGTGTGGCGACCTCTCGGTAGTGTCCTTGTTGGAGCCGATTCACTTGATAAAAGGCAAGCCGGATACAGATGAGACCAATCAGAAGCGGAAGCAATGCGAATATCTGGCGCAGGTGCCTCATGGGAAAGAAGGCAAGGTGTTTATCAATCAAGGTGGGCAAATTCAGCAAGTATATATTACACAGATACGCCGCTAAACTCATACACTCAAAAACGATCATGAAGCGTCGCAAGCGATAAAGTTTCGGTAGGTTCTCTTCTTTGTCCGCAGGAAAAGTTCGCGCCACGTACGATGTCACGAAACACGTAAGGAGCACAGGGAAACCTGTTAATACAATTGTCCAAAGCACCACCTGCATATCGCTGATGTTTATGTTAGTTTGGGGCGGTTCAAAGGAAAAAAGAAAGAGTAAACCCGCGATGAGGATAATGCTTATCTGTCCCATGTTGTCAGTAGTCCTTGGTTTGTACTCATGTTAGTTTCGTGACGCTTGCAAAGTCCTTCTATCAGTGTCGATTTCTGAACCTCACGGCTACTTAATTCTATCTTATATTGCATCAAAAATCAAGGATGTTTTAACATCTAATCCTATTGTTTTGGCGAGCGTGAAAAAAACTTTTGACTTTTTTTGGATAAAAGTGATATAATTCATAGTAAAAGCACCTGTGCGAATAAATTACTTGCAGGTTTTCCATATTTTGCAAGTTCGCGATGCAGTTTCGGGCATTGAAAACCGTTGTTTGTGCGCGGGACAGGTAATTATTCCGTTTGCATACATACGCTCAAAACGGGATTTGAGAAGAATTCCGAGGAAAATAGAGTATATTATTTTGGGGTAACTTAAAAACAGACGCTTTAATGTCGGTTTGCAAGTAACGCTCAGAATTGTCGTTAAACATTAGGAGGAATCCATGCTAAGTAGAACCACTTTCACAATTATCGCTCTTCTGGGAGTCGCGCTTGTTGTTAGTAGTTGCGGCAAGTTAAACCAAGAAGAGTTTGAAATGTGGAAGAATGAACATGTCTCACAGATAGAGCAGACCAACTCTGACATGTCAAACAAATTCACGATGTTAGAAGGCAAAGTCGATCAGAATAATAAAGATACGACAGAGGCAATCTCCAAAGCGAAGGAGGAGACGATTGCCGCATCCCAACAAGGTGATGCCGACACTATTGCTGCTGCAGAGCAAAAAGCCAAAGAAGGGGACGCACAACTCCGCGCGGACTTAACCAAGGCGATTGACATGCAAGGCAAAGAAGCAATGGACGCTGCGAAAAGCGGAGATGCTGAATTGAAAATGCAGCTGGATGCTGTAGGACAGAACGCTACAGCTAACGGCGCAGCGATAAAACAGATTCGATCTGAACTGATGGCTGTGAAAGAACAGGTTGCTATGAACGCGAAAGAGGCAGCCAAGAAACCGATGGTGGTTACGACCGTCAATTTCGGCAGCGGACAGACCGGCCTATCCAGCAAAGACAAAGAGATGCTTGACGGTGTCGTCGATCAACTCATGGCATCGGATGCAAAGATTGTAGTTGTTGGACATGCTGATGGCACGCCGGTGCTGCGTGGAAGCCATAGAAGCAACTGGGATCTCTCACAAGCACGCGCCAACTCGGTATCAAAATACTTGAAATCCAAAGGAATTGATGCCGCCAGAATAGAGGCAGTTGGCATGGCACACACGAAACCTGTCGCCCCGCAAAATACTGCCGCTGGCAGAGCTATGAATCGCAGGGCTGAAGTCATTCTGCTCCCCGCTGGCGCAATGATGTAGCCTAACTGTTTCATATCAACGTAGGGGCGGGTTCCTTGCCCGCCCATCGTTGCCATATCTATGTCCTACAGCACTCGTTGGATAAGGACTTTATTTCTATGCGTCTGGTCTTTGTATGTTTCATGTTGCTACTTCTGATCCTCTGTCTAACGCCCGCGGATGCTGTTGATAGCCCATCCTTGCGCCCCTCGCCCGTCCGAGATTTCTTGGGTAAACATCTTGATTCTCCTTCATTTCAACTTTCCCTGTTTTCATATAAACCGGAGTTAGGTGGCTTGACTAATATCCTCCAGAGTGTCGGCGTATCAAGTGTTCCGAGTGCTCTGCTGCCTACGTTCTCGGTTGTGTTTGAACACACACCGGAGTTAGATTCACGTTTTGAATTCGGCTATTGGCAGATGGAACTTGACATTCCACCACCTACCTCGGCGAACCTCTCTACTACACTCATTCCGATTTCATATCAGTTTATCTATCGCCCCGTTTTGCTATCCGAATTTTTACCGATCTATTTGGGCGGCGGCATCGGGTTTTTGGGGACGAGTTTTAGTGGCAATGCAGTGGATCTGCTTGAGCAACAAGGCATCAGTTTCGATGACAGTTCCTCTGGTCCAACAGGATATGTCATCATCGGGGCAGAATTGCTTCAGTGGGAATATAACCTTGCGCTCAACCTTGAGTTGAAACGGATACTCAAAACAGTAGAGACAACAGGCACGACACCGCTCAACCTGATTTTAGATGGTACTGCGATCGGATTGGGTGTGAAAATGAAATTCTAACCTAATAGTTATTCCACGGATGTTCTTAAAGCATGCCAAACGAATTCTTCTTTTTTTCATCTGTCTCGTGTTCGGTGGCATTATCGGCGGCTATTCGGACACCCCGCTCCCACTCCTTAGCCTGCTGGTTGTAACCGGTGCCTTCGTTTTCCTCGGCATGGAGATCGCGGTCTATCTGCTGTTAATTGCCCTGCCCTTTTCATTCCGCTACATCCTTCCGGGGCGCTTTGAAATTCAAACACCGACAGAACCGCTATTAGGTATGCTCGTCGCTGTTTACTGCGCGCAAAAAATAGTTGATCGGGTGCTACAGAAAGAGAAACCAGAAAATACCTTTCCGTTCTTGGTACCACTTTGCGCCTATATTTTCGTTACCTTCCTTTCAGGAATTAATACACCTGATCTCTTTGGCACATTCAAAGGCGCGCTGCGTGCGACAGTGTACATGCTGTTTAGTGTTATCGTGTATGCGGTTATCCAAAACAGAGCAACCCTGAAACGACTGTTTATTGCTACCTTTCCTTCCGCCGCTGTTGCTGTTATCTGGACAGTGATTGTCCTAATTTATCACATTGACGCGTGGCAGTGGACAAGTGCCTATCGGAGTGCCCCGTTTACGAATTACTCTGTTTATGGTGCCTTCACCGCGATTTTCTTTTTGGTTTGCCTCAGTCGCCTCCTATTTGACAACAGCACTTACGACAGAGTTTTATGGACGGCGTGGTTCGTCTGTTTCAGTGTTGGACTTCTAATGTGTTTTTCGCGTGGGGTCTGGCTCTCCGTCATTGTCACAGTCGGTTTTATGCTGCTGCAACTTGGGAGGGGTGTTACGCATAAAAAGATTCTGTTTATGGGTGCGGCATGTCTCATCTTATTGGTATGCCTGAATTTGCCCGGTGTCTATCACATTATTATCGAGCGGGTTTCGTCGGCAGTAGATATCAGTTATGCTTCAAACCGAGCGCGCCTGCTACGGTGGGGTCAA
Encoded here:
- a CDS encoding O-antigen ligase family protein, encoding MFLKHAKRILLFFICLVFGGIIGGYSDTPLPLLSLLVVTGAFVFLGMEIAVYLLLIALPFSFRYILPGRFEIQTPTEPLLGMLVAVYCAQKIVDRVLQKEKPENTFPFLVPLCAYIFVTFLSGINTPDLFGTFKGALRATVYMLFSVIVYAVIQNRATLKRLFIATFPSAAVAVIWTVIVLIYHIDAWQWTSAYRSAPFTNYSVYGAFTAIFFLVCLSRLLFDNSTYDRVLWTAWFVCFSVGLLMCFSRGVWLSVIVTVGFMLLQLGRGVTHKKILFMGAACLILLVCLNLPGVYHIIIERVSSAVDISYASNRARLLRWGQAVVMFLENPILGKGYGAFAMLYEEDVALVGSYTAQYQLGAHSEYLQVMAELGIVGLGVWIWLNLAFLRYGFRALKTIDDGFYRSVVIGLMAAEISLMVHFTVNNLLNGDAIGIPFWGIYGLLPAVVQMAAREKTSSEIKDGV